A stretch of Microbulbifer sp. SAOS-129_SWC DNA encodes these proteins:
- a CDS encoding exodeoxyribonuclease VII small subunit: MAAKKQAATFEQALEELEQLVERLEAGELPLDEALADFERGVKLTRECQQKLATAEQKVKVLMEENGSVRELPFDSDGEADERE, from the coding sequence ATGGCAGCGAAAAAGCAAGCGGCAACCTTCGAGCAGGCACTGGAAGAACTGGAGCAGCTGGTAGAACGACTGGAGGCGGGTGAGCTGCCACTGGACGAAGCACTGGCCGACTTCGAACGCGGCGTGAAGCTCACGCGTGAGTGCCAGCAGAAACTCGCCACCGCCGAGCAGAAGGTCAAGGTACTGATGGAAGAAAACGGCAGCGTGCGCGAACTGCCGTTCGACAGCGACGGCGAAGCGGACGAGCGCGAGTGA
- the mepA gene encoding penicillin-insensitive murein endopeptidase, translating into MFKRPIQTLLCSGALLCAAAASAANPWEQVQRPSSQTPDSIGNYSNGCLAGAAEMPLRGKGFQVMRSDRERRFGNPELIQFLEDLSARVAARGLGRLQIGDMSLPRGGPFSHSSHKSHQTGLDVDIWYSQDARALKRPLTPWEREHVSAIPLANDEKNQLIEKNWDEMRDKVPQILRLASEDPRVERIFVHPSIKRKLCNISGSNNAWLRKLRPWWGHSYHFHVRLSCPDGDRDCKPQHPVTQAACGPDLDWWFSDEFLALLHGTAPKSKKPKREKPPMPAQCKKVLSAPGARTGQP; encoded by the coding sequence ATGTTCAAACGACCCATTCAAACCCTGTTATGTAGCGGCGCCCTGCTGTGCGCGGCCGCCGCCAGTGCCGCGAATCCGTGGGAACAGGTCCAGCGCCCATCGTCGCAGACCCCCGACAGTATCGGTAACTACAGTAACGGCTGCCTCGCCGGCGCCGCCGAGATGCCCCTGCGCGGCAAGGGCTTCCAGGTGATGCGCAGCGACCGCGAGCGCCGCTTCGGCAACCCGGAGCTGATCCAGTTCCTCGAGGATCTGTCCGCGCGGGTGGCCGCGCGCGGCCTCGGCCGGCTGCAGATCGGCGACATGTCCCTGCCCCGCGGCGGCCCGTTTTCCCACAGCAGCCACAAGAGCCACCAGACCGGCCTGGACGTGGATATCTGGTATTCCCAGGACGCGCGCGCGCTGAAGCGGCCGCTGACACCGTGGGAGCGCGAGCATGTCTCGGCGATTCCGCTGGCCAACGATGAGAAGAACCAGCTGATTGAAAAGAACTGGGACGAGATGCGCGACAAAGTGCCGCAGATACTGCGGCTGGCCTCCGAGGATCCGCGCGTCGAGCGCATCTTTGTGCACCCGTCGATCAAGCGCAAACTGTGTAATATCAGCGGCAGTAACAACGCCTGGCTGCGCAAGCTGCGCCCCTGGTGGGGGCACAGCTACCATTTCCATGTGCGCCTGTCCTGCCCCGACGGCGACCGGGACTGCAAGCCCCAGCACCCGGTCACCCAGGCTGCCTGCGGTCCCGATCTGGACTGGTGGTTCAGCGATGAATTCCTGGCGCTGCTGCACGGCACGGCGCCCAAGAGCAAGAAACCCAAGCGCGAGAAGCCACCGATGCCCGCGCAGTGTAAAAAAGTACTGAGCGCGCCCGGCGCGCGGACGGGACAGCCATGA
- a CDS encoding farnesyl diphosphate synthase produces MVPELRAFLQRAATRVEAALTAALADRDGNSVELLFAAMRYAALGPGKRLRPALVYACAESLAGPAPAAADCDAAAAALECIHAYSLVHDDLPAMDDDDLRRGRPTCHIEFDEATAILAGDALQTRAFELLLACDAAPALKLQLLDELASAAGARGMVAGQAIDLAAVAADLDLAQLERMHRLKTGALIRASARIGALLGGADDTQLAAVSRYAEAIGLAFQVQDDILDVTADTATLGKTQGADAARNKPTYVSLLGLDGARAKLAELHGEALAALAPLGGDTMQLRLLADYIVQRSH; encoded by the coding sequence ATGGTGCCGGAGCTGCGCGCCTTCCTCCAGCGCGCGGCCACGCGCGTTGAGGCCGCGCTCACCGCGGCGCTGGCGGATCGCGATGGTAACAGTGTCGAGCTTCTGTTCGCCGCCATGCGCTACGCCGCCCTCGGCCCCGGCAAACGCCTGCGCCCGGCGCTGGTGTATGCCTGCGCGGAATCCCTCGCCGGCCCTGCACCCGCGGCCGCCGACTGCGATGCTGCCGCTGCCGCACTGGAGTGCATCCACGCCTATTCCCTGGTGCACGACGACCTGCCCGCCATGGACGACGACGACCTGCGCCGCGGCCGCCCCACCTGCCATATCGAATTCGACGAAGCCACCGCCATTCTCGCCGGCGATGCCCTGCAGACCCGCGCCTTCGAGCTGCTGCTGGCCTGCGACGCCGCGCCGGCGCTGAAACTGCAACTGCTCGACGAGCTGGCATCCGCTGCCGGCGCCCGCGGCATGGTCGCCGGACAGGCCATCGACCTGGCCGCGGTGGCCGCCGATCTGGATCTGGCGCAGCTGGAACGCATGCACCGCCTCAAGACCGGTGCCCTGATCCGCGCCAGCGCGCGCATCGGCGCACTGCTCGGCGGCGCCGACGACACCCAGCTGGCGGCCGTCAGCCGCTATGCCGAGGCCATCGGCCTGGCCTTCCAGGTGCAGGACGACATCCTCGATGTCACCGCCGATACCGCCACCCTGGGCAAGACCCAGGGCGCCGACGCGGCGCGCAATAAGCCCACTTACGTGTCGCTGCTGGGCCTCGACGGCGCCCGCGCCAAGCTGGCGGAACTGCACGGCGAGGCGCTGGCCGCGCTGGCACCACTGGGCGGCGACACCATGCAGCTGCGGCTGCTGGCGGATTACATCGTCCAGCGCAGCCACTGA
- a CDS encoding FHA domain-containing protein, producing MALIIEELNRAQRVQARYRMDGARYTLGRGYQNDVIVEDVHADAEHAEIHRGDDGHYYLRDLKSVNGTQLLGNCRDKSVKGTDVDERLIHSGDEIQLGKTHFRLTDSAAAMTPAVPLHSVENLFERLSHPALAIGLLLAVATSFLLIGYYGSARAFQWNIALNLVAGTAVGLLGYAAAWAFIGRVVRHETQFFAHLTIAALAALVYLGWERISGLLDFNFSLGHTLSLLNLAVLAVLLPAMLWCACYLATNIAPRWRWVVALLAPLSFLGVELADQVGNIRDFNEIPDISTELKHDNLMLRKPVPMAQFLANSPELFNIPIETDKSDKKDKPADTQTAGDNSAEESS from the coding sequence ATGGCACTGATTATCGAAGAGCTGAACCGCGCCCAGCGGGTTCAGGCCCGCTATCGTATGGACGGTGCGCGCTACACGCTCGGCCGCGGCTACCAGAATGATGTCATTGTCGAGGATGTGCACGCGGACGCGGAACACGCGGAGATCCACCGCGGCGATGACGGCCACTATTACCTGCGCGACCTGAAAAGCGTCAATGGCACCCAGCTGCTGGGTAACTGCCGCGACAAGTCCGTCAAAGGCACAGACGTCGACGAGCGCCTGATCCATTCCGGCGATGAAATACAGCTGGGCAAGACCCATTTCCGCCTGACCGACAGCGCAGCGGCCATGACACCCGCGGTGCCGCTGCACTCGGTGGAAAACCTGTTCGAGCGCCTGTCGCACCCGGCGCTGGCCATCGGCCTGCTGCTGGCGGTGGCCACCTCTTTCCTGTTGATCGGCTACTACGGCTCTGCGCGCGCATTCCAGTGGAATATCGCCCTCAACCTGGTGGCCGGCACCGCCGTGGGCCTGCTCGGTTACGCCGCCGCCTGGGCGTTTATCGGCCGCGTGGTGCGCCACGAGACCCAGTTCTTTGCCCACCTGACCATCGCCGCGCTGGCGGCGCTGGTATATCTCGGCTGGGAGCGCATCAGCGGTCTGCTGGACTTCAACTTCTCCCTCGGCCACACCCTGTCGCTGCTGAACCTGGCGGTGCTGGCAGTGCTGTTGCCGGCAATGCTGTGGTGCGCCTGTTACCTGGCGACTAATATAGCCCCGCGCTGGCGCTGGGTGGTGGCCCTGTTGGCGCCACTCAGCTTCCTCGGTGTGGAGCTGGCCGACCAGGTGGGCAATATCCGCGATTTCAACGAGATTCCGGATATCTCCACCGAACTCAAACACGACAACCTGATGCTGCGAAAACCGGTGCCGATGGCACAGTTCCTCGCCAATTCGCCGGAACTGTTCAACATCCCCATCGAAACCGATAAAAGCGATAAAAAAGACAAGCCCGCCGACACGCAGACCGCCGGCGACAACAGTGCAGAGGAATCGTCTTGA
- the hisC gene encoding histidinol-phosphate transaminase: protein MSSIFWSPDLGQLSPYVPGEQPRGRKLVKLNTNENPYPPSPRALAALADPQLADALRRYPDPDSADLCAAIATQFGLAPEQVFVGNGSDEVLAHSFYSFFRRDGEPLLFPDITYSFYPVYCQLYGIDYRTPALGDDFSIDVSDYCGPAAGVILPNPNAPSGRCLELAQIETLLQQQPERVVAVDEAYIDFGGDSAVPLIERYPNLLVIRTLSKSHALAGLRLGYALGQAHLIEGLNRTKNSFNSYPIDSVAQRVAAAAIGDRAWLAETSGKVIATRTRVAEALRALDFEVVPSKANFLLARPRAIGAEALYLALRERGILVRYFDKPRISDHLRISIGTDAEMDQLLAACREIQMAPDASQTR, encoded by the coding sequence TTGAGCAGTATTTTCTGGAGTCCTGACCTGGGGCAACTTTCCCCCTATGTGCCGGGCGAGCAGCCGCGCGGGCGCAAACTGGTGAAACTGAACACCAACGAAAACCCCTACCCGCCATCGCCGCGCGCGCTGGCCGCGCTGGCCGACCCGCAACTGGCCGATGCGCTGCGCCGCTACCCGGACCCGGACTCCGCCGACCTGTGCGCGGCCATCGCCACGCAGTTCGGCCTGGCGCCGGAGCAGGTGTTCGTCGGCAACGGGTCCGACGAGGTGCTGGCGCACAGCTTCTACAGCTTTTTCCGCCGCGATGGCGAACCGCTGCTGTTCCCGGATATCACCTACAGTTTCTATCCGGTGTACTGCCAGCTGTACGGTATCGACTACCGCACGCCGGCGCTCGGCGACGACTTCTCCATCGACGTGAGTGATTACTGCGGTCCCGCCGCCGGTGTCATCCTGCCCAACCCCAATGCGCCCAGCGGCCGCTGCCTGGAACTGGCGCAGATCGAGACACTGCTGCAACAGCAACCCGAGCGGGTGGTGGCCGTCGACGAGGCGTATATCGATTTCGGCGGCGACAGTGCCGTACCCCTGATCGAGCGCTACCCCAACCTGCTGGTGATCCGCACCCTGTCCAAGTCCCACGCGCTGGCGGGCCTGCGCCTCGGCTATGCGCTGGGCCAGGCACACCTGATCGAGGGGCTGAACCGCACCAAGAATTCGTTCAATTCCTACCCGATCGACAGCGTCGCGCAGCGCGTGGCGGCGGCCGCCATCGGTGACCGCGCGTGGCTGGCGGAAACCAGCGGCAAGGTGATCGCCACCCGCACGCGCGTCGCCGAGGCGCTGCGCGCACTGGATTTCGAGGTGGTGCCATCAAAAGCCAACTTCCTGCTGGCGCGCCCGCGCGCCATCGGCGCCGAGGCCCTGTACCTGGCACTGCGCGAGCGCGGTATCCTGGTGCGCTACTTCGACAAACCGCGCATTTCCGACCACCTGCGCATCAGTATCGGCACCGATGCGGAAATGGATCAGCTGCTGGCGGCGTGTCGCGAAATCCAGATGGCGCCGGATGCTTCACAGACCCGCTGA
- a CDS encoding HNH endonuclease, with amino-acid sequence MQARILRLNLAGQPLEWLNWQDAACLYVRDLVTWTLGGVVQRVHGGINRRGERSYLDLAAIIACGGERMARPRKRPPLNNRALFFRDSQTCLYCGQVFRGTELTRDHVHPVSRGGRDVWENVVTACRRCNQHKGNRLLEDLEMELLALPFCPNPAEYLALINSERIRGDQMDFLRGQFSRPRQEGWLFTGRD; translated from the coding sequence ATGCAAGCGAGAATCCTGCGTCTAAACCTGGCGGGCCAGCCGCTGGAGTGGTTGAACTGGCAGGACGCGGCCTGCCTGTATGTGCGCGATCTGGTGACCTGGACCCTGGGTGGTGTGGTGCAGCGGGTACACGGCGGTATCAACCGCCGCGGCGAGCGTTCCTACCTGGACCTGGCGGCAATCATCGCCTGCGGCGGCGAGCGCATGGCGCGACCGCGCAAAAGGCCGCCGCTGAACAACCGCGCGCTGTTTTTTCGCGACTCCCAGACCTGCCTGTATTGCGGCCAGGTGTTCCGCGGCACCGAGCTGACGCGCGACCATGTGCATCCCGTTTCCCGCGGCGGGCGCGATGTCTGGGAGAATGTTGTCACCGCCTGCCGGCGCTGCAATCAGCACAAGGGCAATCGCCTGCTGGAAGATCTGGAGATGGAGCTGCTGGCGCTGCCGTTCTGCCCCAATCCGGCCGAGTATCTGGCACTGATCAACAGTGAGCGGATTCGCGGCGACCAGATGGATTTTCTGCGCGGCCAGTTCTCGCGCCCGCGGCAGGAGGGCTGGTTGTTCACCGGGCGCGACTGA
- a CDS encoding serine protease, producing MRLLILLLCCFSGFAAAQSYEKLYSDYRGSLYQIRLIEKSSNSKAGLGSGFQISADGLIATNYHVVAEAVSDPDKYQLEYLSVDGKQGPLKLLDIDVINDLAILRQDKPGSDFLQLADTTPSKGETIFSLGNPLDLGMTLIPGTYNGIAGGSFYDRIHFSGSINPGMSGGPAINARGHVVGINVATAGNQVSFLVPVDKLAHLYKHLRKQGPEKAVDLQAITHQQLLANQSEIIDTVLGADWKLRPLGEAMVVGEIVPAIQCWGNTQEEDDNPVTRIDKGCTGQDVVYLSEDFNTGRVEYEFFWLQSKKLQPSRFYAEYEQQMSSFFPGNNAGEEDVTNFRCDQGFTSQPRESGGETEEAQREAPKGPVIARTSYCVRRYKHFPDLYDIFFLSLSVDQKDRALVSHFTLSGFTRESAEAFTKKFTSEIQWH from the coding sequence ATGCGCCTGCTGATTCTGCTGCTCTGCTGTTTTTCCGGATTCGCCGCGGCGCAGAGCTACGAAAAGCTCTATAGCGATTACCGGGGCAGCCTCTACCAGATCCGCCTGATCGAGAAATCCTCCAATTCCAAGGCCGGGCTGGGCTCCGGCTTCCAGATCTCCGCTGATGGTCTGATCGCCACCAATTACCACGTAGTGGCCGAGGCGGTGAGCGATCCGGACAAGTACCAGCTGGAGTACCTGTCGGTAGACGGCAAACAGGGGCCGCTGAAACTGCTGGATATCGACGTCATCAACGACCTGGCGATCCTGCGCCAGGACAAGCCGGGCAGTGATTTCCTGCAGCTGGCCGATACCACGCCGAGCAAGGGCGAGACCATCTTCTCCCTCGGTAACCCGCTGGATCTCGGCATGACGCTGATTCCCGGCACCTACAACGGTATCGCCGGCGGCAGTTTCTACGACCGCATCCACTTTTCCGGCTCCATCAACCCGGGCATGAGCGGCGGCCCCGCCATCAATGCCAGAGGCCATGTGGTGGGCATCAATGTGGCCACCGCCGGCAACCAGGTGAGCTTCCTGGTGCCGGTCGACAAACTGGCGCACCTGTATAAGCACCTGCGCAAGCAGGGCCCGGAAAAGGCCGTGGACCTGCAGGCCATCACCCACCAGCAACTGCTCGCCAACCAGAGCGAAATCATCGACACGGTACTGGGCGCAGACTGGAAACTGCGCCCGCTGGGTGAGGCCATGGTGGTGGGCGAGATCGTGCCGGCGATCCAGTGCTGGGGCAACACCCAGGAAGAAGACGACAACCCGGTGACGCGTATCGACAAGGGCTGTACCGGCCAGGATGTGGTGTACCTGAGTGAAGACTTCAACACCGGCCGGGTGGAATACGAATTCTTCTGGCTGCAGTCCAAAAAGCTGCAGCCGTCGCGCTTCTACGCCGAGTACGAGCAGCAGATGAGCAGCTTTTTCCCCGGTAACAACGCCGGCGAGGAGGATGTCACCAACTTCCGCTGCGACCAGGGCTTCACCTCGCAGCCGCGCGAGTCCGGCGGCGAAACCGAAGAGGCGCAGCGCGAGGCGCCGAAAGGGCCGGTGATCGCGCGCACCAGCTATTGCGTGCGCCGCTACAAGCACTTCCCGGACCTGTACGACATCTTCTTCCTGAGCCTGAGCGTGGACCAGAAAGACCGCGCGCTGGTCAGCCACTTCACCCTGTCCGGTTTTACCCGCGAATCCGCCGAAGCGTTTACCAAGAAGTTTACAAGCGAGATCCAATGGCACTGA
- a CDS encoding aminotransferase class I/II-fold pyridoxal phosphate-dependent enzyme has translation MAQNFDEMKLLSPRRNSTAATSIETLAAEQLAHFHIDPASPHGRLLLETAELLYRAQGKISQLWAQHTEILQQLDRSDRIAYFNAKRFMSFQLARLLVTLQNPLRASFRGLQGDDFNCATRGGYPLFDNIPAIFSATPVIARTATYIYACTEWIDDAFHGREPSCDIYSRLLNPTSIALANAIVDLECGPAAGDYLAWNFNSGMAAIDALLANQLQRGDILIVSRHVYGGVHQLLTDHYARDDKLAIALAWFDGTGAEDFEQLLTHTQRTHSEAIAAGARVHVYIESPCNPHGTMLDVPGICAAAHRHELRVTVDSTLATPFLYQPLRRDNPAERPDFVVHSYTKDIAGSGGATAGVVIGATHRMFIPKGERCRDLNWNQCLFWDVYYIKGAFLDADKAWEVHNGLRTLEVRMLSKCINTLCLAHFLASHPQIRIHSHALAAHANSPLRQKLLRHGLPVPLFSIDLEAAQLPAETFKRFFDALEPAFGQMVSLGQTNTMVLCPALTSHSELSPEALKAADIYPTTIRISVGDENMAQLVAHLISCARLHLDPVQPGFSTEFMSPEDADALFARFYREAHARVADAFPRVADYL, from the coding sequence GTGGCGCAGAATTTCGATGAGATGAAACTTCTCTCCCCCCGGCGCAACAGCACCGCGGCCACTTCCATCGAGACACTGGCGGCGGAACAGCTGGCACACTTCCACATCGATCCGGCCTCGCCCCACGGCCGCCTACTGTTAGAGACCGCCGAACTGCTGTACCGCGCCCAGGGCAAGATCAGCCAGCTGTGGGCGCAGCACACGGAAATCCTGCAACAGCTGGATCGCAGTGACCGCATCGCCTACTTCAACGCCAAGCGCTTTATGAGCTTCCAGCTGGCCAGGCTGCTGGTCACCTTGCAGAACCCGCTGCGCGCCAGTTTCCGCGGCCTGCAGGGCGACGACTTCAACTGCGCCACCCGCGGCGGCTACCCGCTGTTCGACAATATCCCGGCGATCTTTTCCGCCACGCCGGTGATCGCGCGCACCGCCACCTATATCTACGCCTGCACCGAGTGGATTGACGATGCCTTTCACGGCCGCGAGCCCAGCTGCGACATCTACTCGCGCCTGCTCAACCCCACCTCGATCGCGCTGGCCAACGCCATCGTCGACCTGGAATGCGGGCCGGCGGCCGGCGACTATCTGGCGTGGAATTTCAACTCCGGCATGGCGGCCATCGACGCCCTGCTGGCCAACCAGCTGCAGCGCGGCGATATTTTAATCGTGTCGCGCCATGTCTACGGCGGCGTGCACCAGCTGCTCACCGACCACTATGCGCGCGACGACAAGCTGGCCATTGCACTGGCCTGGTTCGACGGCACCGGCGCGGAAGATTTCGAGCAGCTGCTTACGCACACGCAACGCACCCACAGTGAGGCGATTGCTGCCGGCGCGCGCGTGCATGTGTATATCGAATCGCCGTGCAATCCCCACGGCACCATGCTCGATGTGCCGGGCATCTGCGCGGCTGCGCACCGGCACGAGCTGCGCGTGACAGTGGACAGCACCCTGGCCACGCCCTTCCTTTACCAGCCGCTGCGCCGCGACAACCCGGCCGAGCGGCCGGACTTCGTGGTGCACTCCTATACCAAGGATATCGCTGGCAGCGGCGGCGCCACCGCCGGCGTGGTGATCGGCGCAACCCACCGAATGTTTATCCCCAAGGGCGAGCGCTGCCGCGACCTGAACTGGAACCAATGCCTGTTCTGGGATGTGTACTACATCAAGGGCGCCTTTCTCGACGCGGACAAGGCCTGGGAAGTGCACAACGGCCTGCGCACGCTGGAGGTGCGCATGCTGAGCAAGTGCATCAACACCCTGTGCCTCGCGCACTTCCTCGCCAGCCACCCGCAGATCCGCATTCACAGCCACGCGCTGGCGGCGCATGCCAACAGCCCGCTGCGCCAAAAACTGCTGCGCCACGGCCTGCCGGTACCGCTGTTCAGTATCGATCTGGAGGCGGCGCAGCTGCCGGCGGAGACATTCAAGCGCTTTTTTGACGCGCTGGAGCCGGCCTTCGGCCAGATGGTGAGCCTCGGCCAGACCAACACCATGGTGCTGTGCCCGGCGCTTACCTCGCACTCGGAGCTGTCACCGGAGGCACTCAAGGCGGCGGATATTTACCCCACCACCATCCGCATCTCCGTCGGCGACGAGAATATGGCGCAGCTGGTGGCACACCTGATTAGCTGCGCGCGGCTGCACCTGGATCCGGTACAGCCGGGTTTCAGTACGGAATTTATGTCGCCGGAAGACGCGGATGCGTTGTTCGCGCGTTTTTACCGCGAGGCGCACGCGCGGGTGGCGGATGCTTTTCCGCGGGTGGCGGATTACCTGTAA
- a CDS encoding D-alanine--D-alanine ligase: protein MINTLLICGGGSSEHDVSLRTADFIERHLLNADEIELLRVEMDSSGQLRDRVGRVHELGQDRQLRCGAESWPVHYVVPAIHGYPGETGDLQSMLELYRIPYYGCGPEASKICFNKVTTKLWLSALGIDNTPYQFLCRNDAEEITKATMALQQWGAVFIKASNQGSSVGCYKVTAAEQLQPALDEAFALSPYVLVEKCLSVRELEVAAYPYDGELIITPPGEVCAPADTFYNYEEKYAEGSRAVTHVEAQGLSEAQLNWIHEAAKRAFVGLQLKDLSRIDFFLTDNGDIYLNEVNTFPGMTTISMFPKMMENAGHEFGRYLTGLIRAAV, encoded by the coding sequence ATGATCAATACCCTGCTGATTTGCGGCGGCGGCAGCAGCGAACACGATGTGTCGCTGCGCACCGCCGACTTTATCGAGCGTCATCTGCTCAACGCGGACGAAATCGAGCTGCTGCGCGTAGAGATGGATTCCAGCGGCCAGCTGCGCGACCGCGTCGGCCGTGTGCACGAACTCGGCCAGGATCGCCAGCTGCGCTGCGGTGCTGAAAGCTGGCCGGTGCACTATGTGGTGCCCGCCATTCACGGCTACCCGGGCGAGACCGGCGACCTGCAGTCGATGCTGGAACTCTACCGCATCCCGTATTACGGCTGCGGACCGGAAGCGAGCAAAATCTGCTTCAACAAGGTCACCACCAAGCTGTGGCTGAGCGCACTGGGCATCGACAACACCCCCTACCAGTTCCTGTGCCGCAACGACGCCGAGGAGATCACCAAGGCGACCATGGCGCTGCAGCAGTGGGGCGCGGTATTTATCAAGGCGTCCAACCAGGGCTCATCGGTAGGTTGCTACAAGGTGACTGCCGCCGAACAGTTGCAACCGGCACTGGACGAGGCGTTCGCGTTGTCGCCCTACGTGCTGGTGGAAAAGTGCCTGAGCGTACGCGAGCTGGAAGTGGCCGCCTACCCCTACGACGGCGAGTTGATCATCACCCCGCCGGGCGAGGTCTGCGCCCCGGCGGACACCTTCTACAACTACGAGGAAAAGTATGCCGAGGGCAGCCGCGCCGTGACCCACGTGGAAGCGCAGGGCCTCAGCGAGGCACAGCTGAACTGGATTCATGAAGCCGCAAAACGCGCCTTTGTCGGCCTGCAGCTGAAAGACCTGTCGCGCATCGATTTCTTCCTCACCGACAACGGCGACATCTACCTCAACGAGGTCAACACTTTCCCCGGGATGACCACAATTTCCATGTTCCCGAAGATGATGGAAAACGCCGGCCACGAGTTTGGCCGGTACCTGACCGGATTGATTCGCGCGGCGGTTTAG
- a CDS encoding PQQ-dependent sugar dehydrogenase, translating to MNSLLKYALIFLLALGLGVATVTIFAPGISVPWRQLTGGASIDEQTVDNRLHTVPGYGVVLFADDVPNARWIAITRRGDLLVSQPKRGQVTLLEADADGDGHSDGQRVLIDHLKRPHGLFLYEDWLYIAESDGVGRVPFDHSDGLVAGRYQKIVSGLADSGNHWTKTIAMGPDGWIYLSSGSSCNVCIEDNPRRATIMRFRPDGSDLQVYASGLRNSVGFDWSPKDGALYATDNGRDWLGDNFPPCELNRIERGAFYGWPYANGNRVPDPDFGVNAGEDIEEKIANSRPPVFSFPAHNAPLGITFLRSQAQPATYRDAALVALHGSWNRSTKDGYKVVSLHWDEHGAIHQRDFLWGFLSADRQTVYGRPVDIAEDTEGHIYVSDDYAGAIYRVTPGESGDSEAGAHKPRLQAPTKPLAIDRGAAQRGAELYQRHHCARCHAAQVPLRNLARRYTLQTLADYFDAPTPPMPDYDFGPSQKRALAHYLMSREVDTPKLVAPPPAPHN from the coding sequence GTGAACAGCCTGTTGAAATATGCGCTAATTTTTCTGCTCGCCCTCGGCCTGGGCGTCGCCACGGTCACGATATTCGCGCCCGGCATCAGTGTGCCCTGGCGGCAACTGACCGGCGGTGCGTCGATCGATGAACAGACCGTGGACAACCGACTGCATACGGTGCCGGGTTACGGCGTGGTGCTGTTCGCCGACGACGTCCCCAATGCGCGCTGGATCGCCATCACCCGCCGCGGCGACCTGCTGGTGTCCCAGCCCAAGCGCGGCCAGGTGACCCTGCTCGAGGCCGATGCGGACGGCGACGGCCACAGCGATGGCCAGCGCGTGCTGATCGACCACCTCAAGCGCCCGCACGGTCTGTTCCTGTACGAGGACTGGCTGTATATCGCCGAGAGCGATGGCGTCGGCCGCGTGCCCTTCGACCACTCCGACGGCCTCGTCGCCGGCCGCTACCAGAAAATCGTCAGCGGCCTCGCCGACAGCGGCAACCACTGGACCAAGACCATCGCCATGGGCCCCGACGGCTGGATCTACCTGAGCAGCGGCTCCAGCTGCAATGTCTGTATCGAGGACAATCCGCGCCGCGCCACCATCATGCGCTTCCGCCCCGATGGTAGCGACCTGCAGGTGTATGCCAGCGGCCTGCGCAACAGTGTGGGTTTCGACTGGTCACCGAAGGATGGCGCCCTCTACGCCACCGATAACGGCCGCGACTGGCTCGGCGACAACTTCCCGCCGTGCGAACTCAACCGCATCGAGCGGGGCGCCTTCTACGGCTGGCCCTACGCCAACGGCAACCGCGTGCCCGACCCCGACTTTGGCGTCAATGCCGGCGAGGATATCGAGGAAAAGATCGCCAACTCACGCCCGCCGGTGTTCAGCTTCCCGGCCCACAATGCGCCACTGGGCATCACCTTCCTGCGCAGCCAGGCCCAGCCCGCCACCTACCGCGACGCGGCGCTGGTGGCCCTGCACGGTTCCTGGAACCGCAGCACCAAGGACGGCTACAAGGTGGTGTCGCTGCACTGGGACGAGCACGGCGCGATTCACCAGCGGGATTTCCTGTGGGGCTTCCTCAGCGCAGACCGCCAGACCGTCTACGGCCGGCCGGTGGATATCGCCGAGGACACCGAGGGGCACATCTATGTCTCCGACGACTACGCCGGCGCCATCTACCGGGTCACGCCCGGCGAATCCGGCGACAGTGAGGCCGGCGCGCACAAACCGCGCCTGCAGGCACCGACCAAACCACTGGCGATCGACCGCGGCGCAGCCCAGCGCGGGGCCGAGCTGTATCAGCGCCACCACTGCGCCCGCTGCCACGCCGCGCAGGTGCCGCTGCGCAATCTGGCCCGGCGCTATACCCTGCAGACGCTGGCGGATTACTTCGATGCGCCGACGCCGCCGATGCCCGACTACGACTTTGGCCCGTCGCAGAAGCGCGCGCTGGCCCACTACCTGATGTCCCGCGAAGTGGACACCCCCAAACTGGTGGCGCCGCCGCCCGCACCGCACAATTGA